In Nomascus leucogenys isolate Asia chromosome 8, Asia_NLE_v1, whole genome shotgun sequence, a single genomic region encodes these proteins:
- the EXOSC3 gene encoding exosome complex component RRP40 isoform X2, giving the protein MAEAASVAAESLAGSRARAARTALGQVVLPGEELLLPEQEDAEGPGGAGERPLSLNAGARPRVRVVCGPGLRRCGDRLLVTKCGRLRHKEPGSGSGGGVYWVDSQQKRYVPVKGDHVIGIVTAKSGDIFKVDVGGSEPASLSYLSFEGATKRNRPNVQAISSRL; this is encoded by the exons ATGGCCGAAGCTGCGTCTGTCGCGGCTGAATCTCTCGCGGGCAGCAGGGCGCGCGCTGCACGCACAGCACTAGGTCAGGTGGTGCTCCCGGGTGAGGAGCTGCTCCTGCCGGAACAGGAGGACGCGGAAGGCCCTGGGGGTGCAGGGGAGCGACCGTTGAGCCTGAATGCTGGAGCGCGCCCGCGGGTGCGCGTTGTATGCGGTCCGGGTCTTCGGCGCTGTGGGGACCGCCTGCTGGTCACCAAGTGCGGCCGCCTCCGTCACAAGGAGCCCGGCAGTGGCAGCGGCGGCGGTGTTTACTGGGTGGACTCTCAGCAGAAGCGG TATGTTCCAGTAAAAGGAGACCATGTGATTGGCATAGTGACAGCTAAATCTGGAGATATATTCAAAGTTGATGTTGGAGGGAGTGAGCCAGCTTCTTTGTCTTACTTGTCATTTGAAGGTGCAACTAAAAGAAACAGACCAAATGTGCAG GCTATTAGCTCCAGATTGTGA
- the EXOSC3 gene encoding exosome complex component RRP40 isoform X1, which produces MAEAASVAAESLAGSRARAARTALGQVVLPGEELLLPEQEDAEGPGGAGERPLSLNAGARPRVRVVCGPGLRRCGDRLLVTKCGRLRHKEPGSGSGGGVYWVDSQQKRYVPVKGDHVIGIVTAKSGDIFKVDVGGSEPASLSYLSFEGATKRNRPNVQVGDLIYGQFVVANKDMEPEMVCIDSCGRANGMGVIGQDGLLFKVTLGLIRKLLAPDCEIIQEVGKLYPLEIVFGMNGRIWVKAKTIQQTLILANILEACEHMTSDQRKQIFSRLAES; this is translated from the exons ATGGCCGAAGCTGCGTCTGTCGCGGCTGAATCTCTCGCGGGCAGCAGGGCGCGCGCTGCACGCACAGCACTAGGTCAGGTGGTGCTCCCGGGTGAGGAGCTGCTCCTGCCGGAACAGGAGGACGCGGAAGGCCCTGGGGGTGCAGGGGAGCGACCGTTGAGCCTGAATGCTGGAGCGCGCCCGCGGGTGCGCGTTGTATGCGGTCCGGGTCTTCGGCGCTGTGGGGACCGCCTGCTGGTCACCAAGTGCGGCCGCCTCCGTCACAAGGAGCCCGGCAGTGGCAGCGGCGGCGGTGTTTACTGGGTGGACTCTCAGCAGAAGCGG TATGTTCCAGTAAAAGGAGACCATGTGATTGGCATAGTGACAGCTAAATCTGGAGATATATTCAAAGTTGATGTTGGAGGGAGTGAGCCAGCTTCTTTGTCTTACTTGTCATTTGAAGGTGCAACTAAAAGAAACAGACCAAATGTGCAG GTTGGAGATCTCATCTATGGCCAATTTGtggttgctaataaagacatggaaCCAGAGATGGTCTGTATTGACAGCTGTGGACGAGCCAATGGAATGGGTGTCATTGGACAGGATGGTCTGCTTTTTAAAGTGACTCTGGGCTTAATTAGAAA GCTATTAGCTCCAGATTGTGAAATAATACAGGAAGTGGGAAAACTCTATCCACTGGAGATAGTATTTGGAATGAATGGAAGAATATGGGTTAAGGCAAAAACCATCCAGCAGACTTTAATTTTGGCAAACATTTTAGAAGCTTGTGAACACATGACGTCAGATCAAAGAAAACAGATCTTCTCCAGATTGGCAGAAAGTTGA